The following coding sequences lie in one Prionailurus viverrinus isolate Anna chromosome X, UM_Priviv_1.0, whole genome shotgun sequence genomic window:
- the LOC125157803 gene encoding cytochrome c oxidase subunit 6B1-like produces MAEDIKIKIKRGAWNYQTTPFDSRFPNQNQTRKCWQNSLDLPHCDRAMTAQRDAVSAWEWYLRVFRSLCLASWVSVSLG; encoded by the exons ATGGCAGAAGACATCAAGATCAAAAtcaagagaggcgcctgg AACTACCAGACTACCCCTTTTGACAGCCGCTTCCCCAACCAGAACCAGACCAGGAAGTGCTGGCAGAACTCCCTGGACTTGCCCCACTGTGACAGGGCAATGACTGCCCAAAGGGATGCTGTCTCTGCATGGGAGTGGTACCTGCGTGTGTTCAGGTCCCTCTGCCTCGCATCCTGGGTGTCGGTCAGCCTGGGATGA